A part of Lacibacter sp. H407 genomic DNA contains:
- a CDS encoding AAA domain-containing protein, translated as MHPHIQTLLTCIDLEEKEQANRYKLDQTHTLRQLKAEGLALHPIVVTRRNFGYADYPEITFKLNFPPEVNLFRDGAAIECFITGEEPVKGVLLNLDGKNGEFRLFAPDFPDWIEDDGVGIKLAPDTRTSSIMKKVMQGLEKNEPLFQLFEQLHAANPVAESSAPAAMPSLDFRNAKLNASQQQAVSAVVQNENICIVHGPPGTGKTTTLIEAILQLIKAGEKVIVAAPSNTAVDHLAKGLIQQGVNLLRVGNISKVDEQIFTHTPEGKLKTSNAQKEIKQLKIRAEEFRKMALKYKRSFGKAEREQRSLLFKEVKNIRTEIKKLQAYNEEKLFAEATVIAGTPIGLYDAGINHLHFQTLVIDEAGQCMEPLAWCIFPLADKVVLAGDHWQLPPTVLSREAAALGFNESILERAVSKTEHVILLNTQYRMRQAIAGFSSHYFYTNLLHTAEHLQNTGVHLTFIDTAGSGYNEKHGPDGSSLQNEGELAIVQKIMETETLDLLTTAFISPYAGQVSAAKELLPKQLRISTIDSFQGQEKEAIVLSLVRSNDEGEIGFLKDYRRMNVAMTRAKEQLFVIGDSATIGADPFYNKFLTYVEEYGTYRTVWEFEL; from the coding sequence AAAAGCAGAAGGTCTTGCCCTGCATCCTATTGTTGTTACACGACGAAATTTTGGTTATGCCGATTATCCAGAGATCACATTCAAACTCAATTTTCCGCCCGAAGTAAATTTGTTTCGGGATGGTGCAGCCATTGAATGTTTTATTACAGGTGAAGAACCGGTGAAAGGCGTGCTGCTGAATCTCGATGGAAAGAATGGAGAGTTTCGATTATTTGCGCCCGACTTTCCTGATTGGATCGAAGATGATGGTGTTGGAATAAAATTGGCGCCTGATACACGTACCAGCAGCATCATGAAAAAAGTGATGCAGGGTTTGGAAAAAAATGAACCGCTTTTTCAACTGTTTGAACAACTGCATGCAGCCAATCCTGTAGCTGAAAGTTCTGCGCCCGCTGCAATGCCATCGCTTGATTTTCGAAATGCAAAACTCAATGCCAGTCAGCAACAAGCAGTTTCCGCTGTTGTACAAAATGAAAACATCTGCATTGTACATGGGCCTCCGGGTACAGGAAAAACAACCACTTTGATCGAAGCCATCCTTCAACTGATAAAAGCCGGAGAGAAAGTTATAGTTGCTGCCCCCAGCAATACCGCTGTGGATCATTTAGCTAAAGGCTTGATACAGCAAGGCGTTAACCTGTTACGTGTGGGTAACATCAGCAAAGTAGATGAACAGATCTTTACCCATACACCTGAAGGAAAATTAAAGACCAGCAATGCACAAAAAGAGATCAAGCAATTAAAAATAAGAGCGGAAGAATTCCGCAAGATGGCGTTGAAATACAAACGCAGTTTTGGCAAAGCAGAACGGGAACAACGAAGCTTGTTATTCAAAGAAGTAAAAAATATTCGTACAGAAATAAAAAAACTACAGGCCTACAACGAAGAAAAATTATTTGCTGAAGCAACTGTAATTGCCGGCACACCCATTGGTTTGTATGATGCAGGCATCAACCATCTTCATTTTCAAACATTGGTGATTGATGAAGCGGGGCAATGCATGGAACCCTTGGCATGGTGTATTTTTCCATTAGCAGATAAAGTTGTGTTAGCCGGTGATCATTGGCAGTTACCTCCTACCGTGTTAAGTCGGGAAGCAGCGGCACTTGGTTTCAACGAATCAATTTTAGAAAGAGCCGTCAGCAAAACCGAACATGTAATTCTGTTGAACACACAATACCGGATGCGGCAAGCGATTGCCGGTTTCAGCAGTCATTATTTTTATACGAACCTTTTGCATACGGCTGAGCATTTGCAAAACACGGGTGTGCATCTAACGTTTATTGATACAGCCGGATCAGGTTATAACGAAAAGCATGGACCGGACGGAAGCAGTTTGCAAAATGAAGGTGAGCTGGCAATTGTACAAAAGATCATGGAAACAGAAACACTCGATCTATTAACTACTGCTTTTATTTCACCTTATGCCGGACAGGTAAGTGCTGCAAAAGAATTATTGCCAAAACAACTCCGCATCAGCACCATCGATAGTTTTCAGGGACAGGAAAAAGAAGCGATCGTTCTGTCATTGGTAAGAAGTAATGATGAAGGTGAGATCGGCTTTTTGAAAGATTACCGACGTATGAACGTTGCCATGACAAGAGCGAAGGAACAACTATTTGTAATTGGCGATAGTGCAACCATAGGCGCTGATCCGTTCTATAATAAGTTCCTGACATATGTAGAAGAATATGGAACGTACAGAACGGTGTGGGAGTTTGAATTATAA
- a CDS encoding FKBP-type peptidyl-prolyl cis-trans isomerase has translation MKYCFFSIAFIFAATLGKAAIHFSDTTHSFPDSLRISGVLVQVNAQEIKTRKEVKAGVQAGDVKLFVEADKKEKEIVFTFPETAEVVATGIDVELDKPGELEWEYDLPANEKMQLYIATASDSAANFTLYSGYVYLAKESKWKLIGTCKINGRWGFLKTATGFTSLRKKYPLALQVQQLWAQRVNGSFKEFTTTASKAPVLAPFSNVDSVKQMEADEQMILQMIKDGKTDAKTKGNDIYYSIMKDGTGRQVLVTDTVVVFYKGYLLSDGSVFDQTRDKPATFPLNRLIKGWQLGVPFCKVGGKIKLVIPSGLSYSIRTRAAKIPPNSTLVFEIEVVEVK, from the coding sequence ATGAAATACTGTTTTTTCAGCATCGCTTTTATTTTCGCTGCTACGCTTGGAAAAGCGGCGATTCATTTTTCTGATACCACTCACTCTTTTCCCGACAGTCTTCGTATAAGTGGAGTACTTGTACAGGTGAATGCGCAGGAGATCAAAACAAGAAAAGAGGTGAAAGCGGGAGTGCAAGCAGGCGATGTAAAATTGTTTGTTGAGGCCGATAAAAAAGAAAAAGAAATCGTGTTTACATTTCCGGAAACTGCTGAAGTGGTTGCAACCGGTATTGATGTAGAACTGGATAAGCCCGGTGAACTGGAATGGGAATACGATCTTCCTGCAAATGAAAAAATGCAGCTTTATATTGCCACCGCAAGCGATTCGGCTGCCAACTTTACGCTCTACTCCGGTTATGTTTATTTAGCGAAAGAAAGCAAATGGAAACTGATCGGCACTTGTAAAATAAATGGACGTTGGGGTTTTCTAAAAACAGCAACCGGCTTTACTTCTTTACGGAAAAAATATCCACTTGCATTACAGGTTCAACAGTTGTGGGCACAACGTGTCAACGGTTCATTCAAAGAATTTACAACAACCGCTTCCAAGGCACCGGTACTTGCGCCTTTTTCAAATGTTGACAGTGTAAAACAAATGGAAGCAGATGAGCAAATGATCCTGCAAATGATCAAAGATGGCAAGACCGATGCAAAAACAAAAGGAAATGATATTTATTACAGTATTATGAAAGATGGTACCGGCAGACAAGTATTGGTAACAGATACCGTGGTTGTTTTTTACAAAGGGTATTTGTTAAGTGATGGTTCCGTATTTGATCAAACAAGAGATAAGCCGGCTACATTTCCGTTGAACCGATTGATCAAAGGATGGCAGTTGGGTGTGCCGTTTTGTAAAGTGGGAGGGAAGATCAAGTTGGTTATTCCATCAGGGCTATCGTATTCCATCCGCACCAGGGCAGCGAAGATTCCACCTAACAGTACATTGGTATTTGAAATTGAAGTTGTAGAAGTGAAATAA
- a CDS encoding T9SS type B sorting domain-containing protein: MRTREHGKFLAFLVSTLAALLLCLQPVAQCPPNIDFENGSFDNWTAYTGSVSAGTGQNVMSLNPTGAVYGGQHEIFSRATNAFDRDFFGDFPVVCPNGSGYSVKLGNTQGGAQAEGLSYEFTIPANMNTYSITYHYAVVFEGPNHRDAEQPRLEIEVTNVTDNTLIECSSFKFIPFGSALPGFFESGNRQVENTPVWCKDWTAVTINLNGQAGKTIRLFFKTSDCTFVRHFGYAYIDVNTECTGEFTGATFCPADTSVNVVAPFGFQEYKWFNSSFTQQLGNSPNLILRPPYPTGSLLAVEVTPYDGYGCKDTLYARLVDTLTLPANAGKDTLYCGTTPVLIGENAKPGLSYRWSPVTGLSDPNISNPFASPLLPTQYVLTVSSGGGGCFKRDTVFVNSSVPDTSLLLLGKTDFCSTTGDSAVLVVDDDMFVQWYKDGAAISGARQNRYRVLTTGNYSAMVRNRDGCELPTRRIQINIEVPAVGITYPVQYTFQNTALTLTARNFGAEVLWMPPLYLDNPALLNPIFQNGTISNQLYRIQITSAAGCLTIDTQLVKTIKEITIFVPNAFTPNNDQLNDRVIPISEGIKTVYSFRVFNRWGLQLFSWTPGAPGWDGTFKGLPQLPGVYVWQFRGLGIDEKIFERKGVITLIR, encoded by the coding sequence ATGAGGACTCGAGAACATGGAAAATTCCTTGCATTTCTGGTAAGTACCCTTGCTGCTTTACTCTTGTGTTTACAACCTGTTGCACAGTGCCCTCCGAATATTGATTTTGAAAATGGAAGCTTTGATAACTGGACGGCTTATACCGGTTCTGTTTCTGCAGGTACAGGACAAAATGTAATGTCTCTCAATCCAACAGGAGCTGTTTATGGTGGGCAACATGAAATATTTTCAAGAGCTACTAATGCATTTGACCGTGATTTCTTTGGCGACTTTCCGGTTGTTTGTCCTAATGGAAGTGGTTATTCTGTAAAGTTAGGGAATACACAAGGTGGTGCACAAGCCGAAGGATTATCATATGAGTTTACGATACCGGCGAACATGAATACCTATTCCATTACCTATCATTATGCCGTTGTATTCGAAGGGCCTAATCATCGTGATGCGGAACAACCTCGCTTAGAAATAGAAGTAACGAATGTTACAGATAACACACTCATCGAATGTTCTTCGTTTAAATTCATCCCTTTTGGTTCTGCATTGCCGGGCTTTTTTGAATCAGGAAACAGGCAAGTGGAGAACACACCGGTTTGGTGCAAAGACTGGACAGCAGTAACGATCAATTTAAATGGACAGGCAGGTAAAACGATCCGCTTGTTTTTTAAAACCAGCGATTGCACATTTGTTCGCCATTTTGGATATGCATATATCGATGTAAATACAGAATGTACCGGTGAGTTTACAGGTGCTACATTTTGTCCGGCCGATACGTCTGTAAATGTGGTGGCACCGTTTGGTTTTCAAGAGTACAAATGGTTTAACAGCAGCTTTACACAACAATTAGGGAATAGCCCGAATCTCATTTTACGTCCACCATATCCAACCGGTTCTTTGTTAGCAGTGGAAGTAACGCCTTACGACGGATATGGATGTAAAGACACGTTATATGCCCGTTTAGTAGATACATTGACCCTTCCTGCCAATGCAGGCAAGGATACATTGTATTGTGGCACTACACCTGTACTCATTGGAGAAAATGCAAAGCCGGGTCTTAGTTATCGATGGTCGCCCGTTACCGGCTTATCCGATCCTAATATTTCAAATCCGTTTGCGAGTCCATTGTTGCCAACACAGTATGTACTAACGGTGTCGAGTGGTGGCGGAGGTTGTTTTAAACGAGATACGGTGTTTGTTAATTCATCCGTCCCTGATACCTCGTTACTGTTGTTAGGCAAAACTGATTTCTGCAGTACCACCGGCGATAGTGCGGTATTGGTTGTAGATGATGATATGTTTGTACAGTGGTACAAAGATGGTGCGGCCATAAGCGGTGCACGACAAAATCGTTATCGAGTATTAACAACGGGAAATTATTCTGCAATGGTACGTAACAGAGATGGCTGTGAATTGCCAACAAGGCGTATCCAGATAAATATTGAAGTGCCTGCTGTCGGGATAACATATCCTGTACAATATACATTTCAAAATACAGCACTCACATTAACAGCACGCAACTTCGGTGCAGAGGTATTGTGGATGCCGCCGCTGTATCTTGATAATCCAGCCTTGTTAAATCCCATCTTTCAAAACGGAACCATCAGCAATCAGTTATACCGTATTCAAATTACATCGGCAGCCGGTTGCTTGACCATCGATACACAATTGGTGAAAACAATTAAAGAGATCACCATTTTTGTTCCAAATGCTTTTACACCAAACAACGATCAACTCAATGATCGTGTTATTCCGATATCAGAAGGTATTAAAACAGTTTATTCATTCAGAGTATTTAACCGGTGGGGGCTTCAACTTTTCTCATGGACACCAGGTGCACCTGGCTGGGATGGTACATTTAAAGGATTGCCACAACTTCCCGGTGTGTATGTGTGGCAGTTCAGAGGGTTGGGAATTGATGAAAAGATTTTTGAACGCAAAGGTGTTATTACGTTGATACGTTAG